The Capsicum annuum cultivar UCD-10X-F1 unplaced genomic scaffold, UCD10Xv1.1 ctg48743, whole genome shotgun sequence genome has a segment encoding these proteins:
- the LOC124892597 gene encoding uncharacterized protein LOC124892597, which produces MTLIYTAVAQDMENHIYSIAFCVVDKENDASWTFFFGKLKSIVIDGLDLCFISNRHKSIANGIAKVYNHAHHGYCMRYLGENLWVNHHCGEHLFLFYNVAKTYSSNEVSDYFVEFKNYCPETTFFLEHDLGFEKWSRAYFPGKRERRAYVLKYKERKFVPIAEKILRDNMSEGDSFYVENISGDEKQYTVFKSGCTTKVDLPKRSYSCWKFDLVKISCNHAMVALRSKHNEDYGLRVYDYSSPLYKVEEYLLAYSESVNVVPLEFE; this is translated from the exons ATGACACTTATTTATACGGCGGTTGCACAGGATATGGAGAACCATATTTATTCCATTGCCTTTTGCGTCGTTGACAAGGAGAACGATGCATCTTGGACGTTCTTCTTTGGGAAGCTGAAGTCTATTGTGATCGATGGACTAGATTTGTGCTTTATCTCCAATAGGCACAAGAGCATCGCCAACGGAATCGCGAAGGTGTACAACCATGCTCATCATGGGTACTGTATGAGGTACCTAGGTGAAAATCTCTGGGTAAATCACCACTGTGGAGAACACCTCTTTCTATTCTACAACGTGGCAAAGACATATTCTTCCAATGAGGTTAGTGACTATTTTGTGGAATTCAAGAACTACTGTCCCGAGACAACCTTTTTCCTTGAGCATGATCTTGGTTTTGAGAAATGGAGCAGGGCATATTTCCCCGGTAAAAG GGAGAGGCGTGCCTACGTCCTTAAATATAAGGAAAGAAAATTTGTGCCCATCGCCGAAAAGATCTTAAGAGACAATATGAGCGAGGGCGACTCCTTCTATGTGGAGAACATAAGCGGGGACGAAAAGCAATACACTGTATTTAAAAGTGGTTGTACGACCAAAGTCGACCTACCAAAAAGGTCGTATTCTTGCTGGAAGTTTGACCTGGTCAAAATATCATGCAATCACGCGATGGTCGCTTTGCGATCGAAGCACAATGAAGATTATGGTTTGAGAGTCTATGATTACTCTTCGCCCCTGTATAAAGTGGAAGAGTACCTCCTTGCGTATTCAGAGTCGGTTAATGTTGTCCCTTTGGAGTTCGAATGA